The Candidatus Thermoplasmatota archaeon region TTTTCTAACTTCGTTTTCGTCGAAAGCGCCTACCCAGCAAGTGCCAAGCCCTTTGTCAGTAGCCAATAGCAATATATTTTGAATGCATGCCGCGGTATCTTGGATAGAATAAAGCTCGTACCCCCTTCTCCCGTAATGAGCGCCGCTTCTGGCTTGATTGGCGCATACCACGAGCACGAAAGGAGCTTCTGCAATGAAATACTGTCCCAGCGCAGCTCTTGCCAGCTTTTCCTTCTGCTCGTCGCTCTTTACAACTACAAACTCCCAGCTCTGTAAATTGCCTGCGGAAGGCGCTAAAACTGCATTTTCCAGAATTTCTAAAATTTCTTTATCCTCTATTTTGCCTGCCTTGAACGCTCTTATACTACGCCTCTTCCTAATAGCTTCCTTTAGCTCCATATCTTATTTCTCACCGTTTTTCTTAATAAACTTGCTTTGAATTTAAAGTTTTTATTAACTGATAATGGCGTTACTCTTAGCTTTTGATGCTTTGGTATTTTTAGCGCTTCTATAGTAGCTCTTGCAGCAGAAATATTAGATATGTATGGAATTTGTAATTCAACGGCAGTTCTTCTCATAGAATAGCCGTC contains the following coding sequences:
- a CDS encoding nitroreductase family protein, translated to MELKEAIRKRRSIRAFKAGKIEDKEILEILENAVLAPSAGNLQSWEFVVVKSDEQKEKLARAALGQYFIAEAPFVLVVCANQARSGAHYGRRGYELYSIQDTAACIQNILLLATDKGLGTCWVGAFDENEVRK